From Cronobacter turicensis z3032, the proteins below share one genomic window:
- the yoaB gene encoding UPF0076 protein yoaB produces the protein MTIVRIDPADRWSDAVIHNQTIYYTGVPENLDADAYEQTANTLAQIDTLLTAQGSDKSRILDATIFLADSDDFALMNKAWDEWVVAGSAPVRCTVQARLMNPRYKVEIKIIAAV, from the coding sequence ATGACAATCGTGCGTATCGATCCCGCAGATCGTTGGTCTGACGCGGTGATTCACAACCAGACGATTTACTACACGGGCGTGCCGGAAAATCTCGATGCCGACGCTTATGAACAAACCGCCAATACGCTGGCGCAAATCGACACCCTGTTAACCGCACAGGGCAGCGATAAATCCCGCATTCTTGATGCCACGATTTTCCTGGCCGACAGCGACGATTTCGCGCTAATGAACAAAGCGTGGGATGAGTGGGTGGTGGCAGGCTCCGCGCCGGTACGCTGCACCGTACAGGCCCGCCTGATGAATCCACGCTATAAAGTAGAAATCAAAATTATCGCCGCCGTGTGA
- the yeaY gene encoding Uncharacterized lipoprotein yeaY: protein MLLGGCVSVPDAIKGTSPTPQQDLVRVMNAPQLYIGQEARFGGRVVNVDNQQGKTRLEIATLPLDSAARPLLGQPSRGRIYADVNGFLDPVDFRNQLVTVVGPITGTVEGKIGSSPYKFMVMQVNGFKRWRVTQQVVMPPQPIDPWMWGPRPGWGYGYGPWGWYNPGPAQVQTVVTE, encoded by the coding sequence TTGCTTCTCGGCGGGTGCGTCAGCGTACCCGACGCGATTAAAGGCACCAGCCCGACGCCGCAACAGGATCTGGTGCGCGTGATGAACGCGCCGCAGCTTTACATCGGGCAGGAAGCGCGCTTCGGCGGGCGGGTGGTGAATGTCGATAATCAGCAGGGGAAAACCCGCCTGGAAATCGCCACGTTGCCGCTCGATAGCGCCGCACGACCCCTGCTTGGCCAGCCGTCGCGCGGGCGCATCTATGCCGACGTGAACGGCTTTCTCGACCCGGTCGACTTCCGTAATCAACTTGTTACTGTCGTAGGCCCCATTACCGGCACGGTGGAAGGTAAAATCGGTTCCAGCCCGTATAAGTTCATGGTGATGCAGGTGAACGGCTTCAAGCGCTGGCGCGTAACGCAGCAGGTGGTGATGCCGCCGCAGCCCATCGACCCGTGGATGTGGGGGCCGCGCCCTGGTTGGGGATATGGCTATGGCCCGTGGGGCTGGTATAATCCCGGCCCGGCGCAGGTTCAGACCGTAGTAACCGAGTAA
- the yoaA gene encoding Probable ATP-dependent helicase yoaA — protein sequence MTDDFAADGQLATAIPGFKPREPQRQMAQAVSAAIEAARPLVVEAGTGTGKTYAYLAPALRAGKKVIVSTGSKALQDQLYSRDLPTVAKALEYKGRLALLKGRSNYLCLERLEQQALAGGDLPVQTLSDVIHLRGWANETVDGDISTCGRVAEDAPVWPLVTSTNDNCLGSDCPLYKDCFVVKARKKAMEADVVVVNHHLFLADMVVKESGFAELIPEAEVIIFDEAHQLPDIASQYFGQSLSSRQLLDLARDIIIAYRTEVKDTQQLQKCADRLAQSTQDFRLQLGDPGFRGNLRELLADASISRALLLLDDALELCYDVAKLSLGRSALLDAAFERATLYRARLKRLKEINQPGYSYWYECNSRHFTLALTPLTVADKFQDVIAEKGGSWIFTSATLSVNDELHHFTERLGIHDAQTLLLPSPFDYARQALLCVPRGLPQTNQPQAGKALARMLQPLIEANQGRCFMLCTSHAMMRELAEQFRATMTLPVLLQGETSKSQLLEQFISAGNALLVATSSFWEGVDVRGDALSLVIIDKLPFTSPDDPLLKARMEDCRLRGGDPFDEVQLPDAVITLKQGVGRLIRDVDDRGVLVICDNRLVMRPYGAVFLKSLPPTPRTRDIGEAARFLTDAARQ from the coding sequence GTGACGGACGATTTTGCAGCAGATGGCCAGCTAGCCACAGCGATACCCGGCTTTAAACCGCGCGAGCCGCAGCGTCAGATGGCGCAGGCGGTCAGCGCCGCCATTGAGGCCGCCAGACCGCTGGTGGTGGAAGCGGGCACCGGGACCGGGAAAACCTACGCGTATCTGGCGCCCGCGCTGCGCGCCGGTAAGAAAGTGATTGTCTCCACCGGCTCGAAGGCGCTGCAGGATCAGCTCTACAGCCGCGATCTACCCACGGTCGCCAAAGCGCTGGAGTACAAGGGCCGCCTGGCGCTTTTAAAAGGGCGCTCCAACTATCTGTGCCTTGAGCGCCTGGAGCAACAGGCGCTGGCGGGCGGCGATCTGCCGGTACAAACCTTAAGCGACGTTATCCATCTGCGCGGCTGGGCCAACGAAACCGTGGATGGCGACATCAGCACCTGCGGGCGCGTGGCGGAAGATGCCCCCGTCTGGCCGCTCGTCACCAGCACCAACGATAACTGCCTCGGCAGCGACTGCCCGCTCTATAAAGACTGCTTTGTCGTGAAAGCGCGTAAAAAGGCGATGGAAGCCGACGTCGTCGTGGTGAACCATCACCTGTTTCTCGCCGATATGGTGGTCAAAGAGAGCGGCTTTGCGGAGCTTATCCCGGAGGCTGAAGTGATTATTTTCGACGAAGCCCATCAGTTGCCGGATATCGCCAGCCAGTATTTCGGCCAGTCGCTCTCCAGCCGCCAGCTGCTTGACCTCGCGAGAGACATTATCATCGCCTACCGCACCGAGGTGAAAGATACCCAGCAGCTGCAAAAGTGCGCCGACCGTCTGGCGCAAAGCACCCAGGATTTCAGGCTCCAGCTGGGCGACCCCGGCTTTCGCGGCAACCTGCGCGAACTGCTGGCAGACGCCTCCATCAGCCGCGCGCTGCTGCTGCTTGATGACGCGCTGGAGCTCTGCTACGACGTGGCGAAGCTGTCGCTTGGCCGTTCGGCGCTGCTGGACGCCGCCTTTGAGCGCGCCACGCTCTATCGCGCGCGCCTCAAACGCTTAAAAGAGATCAATCAGCCGGGCTACAGCTACTGGTATGAATGCAACTCGCGTCACTTCACGCTGGCGCTCACGCCGCTGACCGTCGCGGATAAATTTCAGGACGTTATCGCCGAAAAGGGCGGCAGCTGGATCTTTACCTCCGCGACGCTCTCGGTGAATGACGAACTGCATCACTTCACGGAGCGGCTCGGCATTCACGACGCGCAAACGCTGCTGCTGCCAAGCCCATTCGACTATGCCCGCCAGGCGCTCCTCTGCGTGCCGCGCGGCCTGCCGCAAACCAACCAGCCGCAGGCCGGAAAGGCGCTGGCGCGAATGTTGCAACCGCTGATTGAGGCCAACCAGGGCCGCTGTTTTATGCTCTGCACGTCGCACGCCATGATGCGCGAGCTGGCGGAGCAATTCCGCGCCACCATGACGTTGCCGGTGCTGCTCCAGGGCGAAACCAGCAAAAGCCAGCTGCTTGAGCAGTTCATCAGCGCGGGTAACGCGCTGCTGGTGGCGACCAGCAGTTTCTGGGAAGGCGTGGACGTGCGCGGCGACGCGCTGTCGCTGGTCATTATCGACAAACTGCCGTTTACCTCGCCGGACGATCCGCTGCTGAAAGCGCGCATGGAAGATTGCCGCCTGCGCGGCGGCGATCCGTTCGATGAAGTCCAGTTACCGGACGCGGTGATCACGCTCAAGCAGGGCGTGGGGCGGCTTATCCGCGACGTCGACGACCGCGGCGTGCTGGTGATTTGCGACAACCGCCTGGTAATGCGCCCCTACGGCGCCGTCTTCCTGAAAAGCCTGCCGCCGACGCCGCGCACCCGCGATATCGGCGAGGCGGCGCGCTTTCTCACCGACGCGGCGCGGCAGTAA
- the fadD gene encoding Long-chain-fatty-acid--CoA ligase, with protein sequence MKKVWLNRYPADVPAEINPDRYHSLVDLFEQSCTRFADQPAFTNMGEVMTFRKLEERSRAFAAWLQQGLGLQKGDRVALMMPNLLQYPVALFGILRAGMIVVNVNPLYTPRELEHQLNDSGASAIVIVSNFAHTLEKVVDKTPVKHVILTRMGDQLSTAKGTLVNFVVKYVKRLVPKYHLPDAISFRSALHNGYRLQYIKPEVTPDDLAFLQYTGGTTGVAKGAMLTHRNMLANLEQVLGTYGPLLHRGKELVITALPLYHIFALTMNCLLFIELGGQNVLITNPRDIPGLVKELGKYPFTAMTGVNTLFNALLNNKEFHKLDFSSLHLSAGGGMPVHQAVAERWEKLTGQFLLEGYGLTECSPLVSVNPHDIDYHSGSIGLPVPSTEVKLIDDEGNEVAPGAPGELCIKGPQVMLGYWQRPDATDEIIQDGWLRTGDIAVMDEEGFMRIVDRKKDMILVSGFNVYPNEIEDVVMQHSGVQEVAAVGIPSEASGELVKIFVVKKEASLTEEALITFCRRHLTGYKVPKQVEFRTELPKSNVGKILRRELRDEARRAGDNTA encoded by the coding sequence TTGAAGAAGGTTTGGCTTAACCGTTATCCGGCGGATGTTCCGGCGGAGATAAACCCGGACCGTTATCACTCCCTGGTGGATCTGTTTGAGCAATCCTGCACACGCTTCGCCGATCAACCCGCCTTCACCAACATGGGCGAGGTGATGACCTTCCGTAAGCTGGAAGAGCGCAGCCGCGCCTTCGCCGCCTGGCTGCAACAGGGCCTGGGCCTGCAAAAAGGCGATCGCGTGGCGCTGATGATGCCCAACCTCCTGCAATACCCGGTGGCGCTGTTTGGCATTCTGCGCGCCGGGATGATCGTCGTGAACGTCAACCCGCTCTACACGCCGCGCGAACTGGAGCATCAGCTGAACGACAGCGGCGCCAGCGCCATTGTGATTGTGTCCAACTTTGCGCACACGCTGGAAAAAGTCGTCGATAAGACCCCGGTAAAGCATGTCATTCTGACCCGCATGGGCGATCAGCTCTCCACCGCCAAAGGCACGCTGGTGAACTTTGTGGTGAAGTATGTGAAACGCCTGGTGCCGAAGTATCATCTGCCGGACGCCATTTCGTTTCGCAGCGCGTTGCATAATGGCTACCGGTTGCAGTACATCAAGCCGGAAGTGACGCCTGACGATCTCGCTTTCCTGCAATACACCGGCGGCACCACGGGGGTGGCTAAAGGCGCGATGCTGACCCACCGCAACATGCTCGCCAACCTTGAGCAGGTGCTCGGCACGTACGGCCCGCTGCTGCATCGCGGTAAAGAGTTGGTGATCACCGCGCTGCCGCTGTACCACATTTTCGCGCTGACCATGAACTGCCTGCTGTTTATCGAACTCGGCGGCCAGAACGTGCTGATTACCAACCCACGCGATATTCCGGGGCTGGTGAAAGAGCTCGGCAAATACCCGTTTACCGCGATGACCGGCGTGAACACGCTGTTTAACGCGCTGCTGAATAACAAAGAATTCCACAAGCTCGATTTCTCCTCGCTGCACCTCTCGGCGGGCGGCGGCATGCCGGTGCATCAGGCCGTGGCGGAGCGCTGGGAGAAACTGACCGGCCAGTTCCTGCTGGAAGGCTACGGACTGACGGAATGCTCGCCGCTGGTGAGCGTCAACCCGCACGATATCGACTACCACAGCGGCAGCATCGGCCTGCCGGTGCCGTCCACCGAAGTCAAACTGATTGACGACGAGGGCAACGAAGTGGCGCCCGGCGCGCCTGGCGAGCTGTGCATTAAAGGCCCGCAGGTGATGCTGGGTTACTGGCAGCGCCCGGACGCCACTGATGAGATTATCCAGGACGGCTGGCTGCGCACCGGCGATATCGCGGTGATGGATGAAGAAGGTTTCATGCGCATCGTCGATCGCAAAAAAGATATGATTCTGGTCTCCGGTTTTAACGTCTACCCGAATGAAATCGAAGATGTGGTGATGCAGCACAGCGGGGTGCAGGAAGTCGCGGCGGTGGGCATCCCCTCGGAAGCCAGCGGGGAGCTGGTGAAAATCTTCGTGGTGAAGAAAGAGGCGTCGCTTACGGAAGAAGCGCTGATCACCTTCTGCCGTCGGCACCTGACGGGCTATAAAGTCCCGAAACAGGTGGAATTTCGCACCGAGCTGCCAAAATCGAACGTCGGGAAAATTTTACGACGAGAACTACGTGACGAAGCGCGCCGGGCAGGTGACAATACTGCCTGA
- the yeaZ gene encoding M22 peptidase homolog yeaZ → MRILAIDTATEACSVALWDNGKTSALFELCPREHTQRILPMVSEILTDSGVALAAMDALAFGRGPGSFTGVRIGIGIAQGLALGAELPMVGVSTLMTMAQGAWRVSGATRVLAAIDARMGEVYWAEYQRDAQGVWHGEETEAVLKPDAVAERLKTLSGEWVTVGTGWQAWPDMAQESGLTLTDGQVTLPAAEDMLPLACRLFEQQRVVAVEHAEPVYLRNEVAWKKLPGRE, encoded by the coding sequence ATGCGAATTCTGGCTATTGATACCGCCACTGAGGCCTGTTCCGTCGCCTTGTGGGATAACGGTAAAACGTCCGCCCTCTTTGAACTCTGCCCGCGCGAGCACACCCAGCGTATTCTGCCGATGGTCAGTGAGATCCTCACCGACAGCGGCGTTGCGCTGGCGGCGATGGACGCGCTGGCCTTTGGCCGCGGGCCGGGAAGTTTCACCGGCGTGCGAATCGGCATTGGCATCGCGCAGGGGCTGGCGCTCGGTGCAGAACTGCCGATGGTCGGCGTATCGACGCTGATGACCATGGCCCAGGGCGCATGGCGCGTCAGCGGCGCGACCCGCGTGCTGGCGGCGATCGACGCCCGCATGGGCGAAGTCTACTGGGCTGAGTACCAGCGCGACGCGCAGGGCGTCTGGCATGGCGAAGAGACCGAGGCGGTGCTTAAGCCGGACGCGGTCGCGGAGCGCCTGAAGACGCTCAGCGGCGAATGGGTGACGGTCGGCACCGGCTGGCAGGCGTGGCCGGATATGGCCCAGGAGAGTGGACTGACGCTTACCGACGGGCAGGTAACCCTCCCGGCGGCGGAAGATATGTTGCCGCTGGCGTGCCGGTTGTTCGAACAACAGCGCGTTGTCGCGGTCGAACATGCAGAACCGGTCTATCTGCGCAACGAAGTGGCGTGGAAAAAATTGCCAGGCCGGGAATAA